The Pelmatolapia mariae isolate MD_Pm_ZW unplaced genomic scaffold, Pm_UMD_F_2 NODE_ptg000430l+_length_29390_cov_1, whole genome shotgun sequence genome window below encodes:
- the LOC134623140 gene encoding ribosomal biogenesis protein LAS1L-like translates to MNKTGSEKKRHVVPWLDKAEWEQVRDNLFSMDSTQQRFALERISAWRARCTDSFPLTVESTAYLVRCQMRDRSGQLTGEDLIMMYAMALVKFVHLTLESRQRRRGKPLRQLARKLNIPEWVVDLRHAIVHHKFPSLKLCRKGCKVVLEWLQQEFWSRQPGGAPDERWDLQPDGEDEEADVKLIQEDELVARQKEVDAYRKARELLISYEKDQYQASDDGSFEDKEKSLWQAPLADKSRLLGKIKQFALESSELLIDVLLEDGFLVPTMEQLETLGCATSDSASPTEPRVPQTFLRFWLLLLKMLNSPSFIHLFLEKLFVELKLLSKKEPNGHRSFYISAWISEVLLCNNKSKYHFETKLQKKARMKDRIFINRIQLRWQQLLSACLDAPCISTPHLIQLILDDMEHPPPQETREKLFQLCCIYTQTERSEDSTPLQQQPYILWRCCWTRCNTPGRTPVPCIPHRWTRREVRSGNGQRLHPRGPRLQPGQLRASAGATETSTD, encoded by the coding sequence ATGAATAAAACGGGCTCTGAGAAAAAGCGCCATGTGGTGCCCTGGCTCGACAAAGCGGAGTGGGAGCAGGTTCGAGACAACCTTTTTTCCATGGACTCCACCCAGCAGAGGTTTGCGTTAGAGAGGATATCGGCGTGGAGGGCCAGGTGCACTGATAGTTTCCCCCTGACCGTGGAATCCACAGCGTACCTCGTGCGCTGCCAGATGCGGGACCGCTCCGGACAGCTTACCGGAGAGGACTTGATCATGATGTACGCGATGGCCCTGGTAAAATTTGTTCATCTTACCTTGGAGTCCCGGCAGAGGAGAAGGGGCAAGCCGCTGAGGCAACTGGCTAGAAAGTTGAACATCCCCGAGTGGGTGGTGGATCTAAGGCACGCAATAGTGCATCACAAGTTTCCTTCTTTGAAATTGTGCCGAAAGGGATGTAAGGTGGTCCTGGAGTGGCTCCAGCAGGAGTTTTGGTCCAGACAGCCAGGAGGAGCCCCCGATGAACGCTGGGACCTGCAGCCGGATGGCGAGGATGAGGAAGCTGATGTTAAGCTCATCCAGGAGGATGAGCTCGTTGCCAGGCAGAAAGAAGTGGACGCCTACAGAAAAGCTCGGGAGCTGCTGATCTCTTATGAGAAGGACCAGTACCAAGCTTCTGATGATGGGTCTTTTGAAGACAAGGAGAAGAGCTTGTGGCAGGCCCCCTTAGCTGACAAGAGTCGGTTGCTGGGTAAGATCAAGCAGTTTGCACTGGAGTCCAGTGAGCTTTTGATTGATGTGCTGCTGGAGGACGGATTTCTTGTTCCCACCATGGAGCAGCTGGAAACATTAGGCTGTGCAACCTCTGACAGTGCCAGTCCCACTGAGCCCAGAGTCCCACAAACCTTCCTGCGTTTTTGGCTGCTCCTGCTGAAGATGCTGAACTCTCCATCTTTCATTCACCTGTTCCTGGAGAAGCTCTTTGTGGAACTGAAGCTGCTCAGTAAAAAAGAGCCCAACGGTCACAGGAGTTTCTATATTTCTGCATGGATTTCAGAAGTGCTCCTCTGCAACAACAAATCTAAATATCATTTTGAGACAAAGTTGCAGAAGAAAGCCAGAATGAAGGACAGGATTTTTATCAACCGCATCCAGCTGAGGTGGCAGCAGCTTCTCTCTGCATGTCTGGATGCCCCCTGCATCAGCACGcctcacctgatccagctcatCCTGGATGACATGGAGCATCCCCCCCCTCAGGAAACCAGAGAGAAGCTGTTCCAGCTCTGCTGCAtctacacacagacagagcGCTCCGAGGACAGCACacctctgcagcagcagccataTATACTGTGGAGATGCTGCTGGACAAGATGCAACACTCCCGGCAGGACGCCCGTCCCTTGCATTCCTCACCGATGGACACGGAGAGAAGTGAGGAGTGGAAATGGGCAGAGGCTGCATCCCCGGGGGCCTCGGCTCCAGCCCGGCCAGCTGAGGGCCTCCGCTGGAGCAACAGAGACCTCAACAGACTGA